The stretch of DNA ATTGGTTTAGCCCAAAATTCTGGCAGAGTAAGTTTAAATTGAGGATGCGCTAAGGTTAACGGTGCGACTAGTTCTACTGGTAAAAAATTCATTGGTGGCGAACCGATAAACTCGGCAACAAAGCGATTAGCTGGCTGCTGATAGATTTCTAATGGTGGGGCAATTTGCTGGATACGTCCGTCATTCATTACCGCAATGCGATCGCCCATAGTCATGGCTTCGGTTTGATCGTGAGTAACATAAATTGTAGTAGTACCTAGTTGCCTTTGCAGTTTGACAATTTGAGCGCGGGTTTCGGTTCGCAGTTTGGCATCGAGATTGGATAAAGGTTCGTCCATCAGAAACACTTGTGGATTACGGGCGATCGCTCTACCTAATGCTACTCGCTGTTTTTGTCCTCCCGATAATTCTTTGGGCAGTCTATTTAGTAGCGTTTCGATTTGCAGTAAACTGGCAACTTGTCTCACTCTCGATCTTACTGACTTTTCTTTTGCCGATAGATAGCGTAGTTTTCTGGGTAAAGAACGAGTTATCCCTACCAAAAAATCGTCTAGCTTATTAGAATTTGATAATTTGCCATTTTCTGACAAAATATTGCCACGTCGCAGTCCAAAGGCAATGTTGTCGTAGATATTTAAATGGGGGTATAAAGCATAATTTTGAAATACCATCGCAATATCTCTGGCTTTAGGCGGCAGATTATTTACCAGGCGATCGCCAATCCAAATTTTACCAGCCGTTATAGTTTCGAGTCCCGATAGCATTCGCAATAAGGTGCTTTTTCCACAGCCAGAAGGACCTACTAAAACCATAAATTCACCGTCTTCTACGATTAAATTGATATCGTGTAAGACACCAACGCGGTCACTTTTTCGGGATTTAGCTTTGGTAGATGTGGGAATAGTGTTAGCAATTGCGATTGCAGGACGAACTTTTTGCTCTTTACCGTCTAATTGTTCTATTGCCCCATCTCGTTCGCGGCGTGGATAACTTTTATCAACGTTTTCAAAAACAACTTTTGCCACTGTGACAGCTTAATAATTTGCTCTATTTTGCCTGTCATACTATCACTTAGATTTAGTTCGAGCAGTTGTTTTTCAATATTTTTTTTACACGCTTAATGTCATTTGGTAATATTTTACGGCAACAAGTAGTAGAGAGAGTCGAGCAACTATAGCTTGAAAAGCGATCGCTACTGCTCGTATATACTCAACCAAAAGGCGATCTCTACCTAAAAAAAGCTGAGTTGAATGCAAGATCTGCTATCAAGGAGATCGCTTTCCCAGATTTAGAGATCGAAGTAAGAAAAATAGTTGGATAAAGTAAATTT from Myxosarcina sp. GI1 encodes:
- a CDS encoding ABC transporter ATP-binding protein, whose product is MAKVVFENVDKSYPRRERDGAIEQLDGKEQKVRPAIAIANTIPTSTKAKSRKSDRVGVLHDINLIVEDGEFMVLVGPSGCGKSTLLRMLSGLETITAGKIWIGDRLVNNLPPKARDIAMVFQNYALYPHLNIYDNIAFGLRRGNILSENGKLSNSNKLDDFLVGITRSLPRKLRYLSAKEKSVRSRVRQVASLLQIETLLNRLPKELSGGQKQRVALGRAIARNPQVFLMDEPLSNLDAKLRTETRAQIVKLQRQLGTTTIYVTHDQTEAMTMGDRIAVMNDGRIQQIAPPLEIYQQPANRFVAEFIGSPPMNFLPVELVAPLTLAHPQFKLTLPEFWAKPIQDSNARFFTLGIRPQHLQLGDKDESNISVTVDLVEALGSETYVSAHLNEDIEATINVTLTPDKRVAMGDRLWLSIQIDKIHLFRVDGGKSLLC